In one Amaranthus tricolor cultivar Red isolate AtriRed21 chromosome 8, ASM2621246v1, whole genome shotgun sequence genomic region, the following are encoded:
- the LOC130820314 gene encoding uncharacterized protein LOC130820314 isoform X2, giving the protein MANLASPQNPISPNSDKRFWNTLHKRVESILETRKTDLSCSISSTNCGGLNPRGKKLKEDSMLLIRGFDSVASSLSTLTANLENALQ; this is encoded by the exons ATGGCGAATTTAGCTTCTCCGCAGAACCCGATTAGTCCCAATTCAGATAAGCGTTTCTGGAACACTTTACATAAAAGGGTTGAATCGATTCTTGAAACTCGAAAAACTGATCTATCATGTTCGATTTCCTCTACG AATTGTGGAGGACTAAATCCTAGAGGTAAGAAATTGAAGGAGGATTCTATGCTTTTGATCAGAGGTTTTGATTCAGTTGCTTCTTCATTATCTACGCTTACAGCCAATCTGGAAAATGCCCTTCAG tga
- the LOC130820315 gene encoding zinc finger BED domain-containing protein RICESLEEPER 2-like isoform X1 produces MQKKINAWKTGIIKCRFLHMRCVAHIINLVVSDGMKHVDNFVVRVRQAVRFIKQSPARLLKFKKCIVAAKIITKKLLCLDVCTRWNSTYLMLEAALVLEDVFERYCEEDPYYASELKDREGKGKPEIADWDNVKRFCQFLESFYDLTLRVSGSLYVTANIFFHELVNISTLLKDLIDSDDIAMSLMASVMKDKYDKYWGDPEKINLLIFVAVVLDPRYKLEYVEWMLVEVYGSSVGNSLAKKVKEVLFLLFEEYRASHSNDVQKEEISATSKDDNACVAS; encoded by the coding sequence ATGCAGAAAAAAATCAATGCTTGGAAAACTGGAATTATTAAGTGTCGTTTTCTTCATATGCGTTGTGTTGCTCATATCATAAATTTGGTTGTTAGTGATGGAATGAAACACGTGGATAATTTTGTTGTGCGTGTTAGGCAAGCAGTGAGGTTTATCAAACAATCTCCTGCAAGGTTGTTAAAGTTTAAAAAGTGTATTGTAGCTGCTAAGATTATAACTAAAAAGTTGTTATGTCTTGATGTTTGTACAAGGTGGAATTCCACCTATCTCATGTTAGAGGCTGCACTTGTTCTTGAGGATGTATTTGAGAGGTATTGTGAAGAAGACCCCTATTATGCTAGTGAGTTAAAGGATAGAGAGGGAAAGGGTAAACCTGAAATTGCTGATTGGGATAATGTTAAAAGGTTTTGTCAGTTTCTAGAAAGCTTTTACGATCTTACTTTGCGTGTTTCTGGCTCTTTATATGTGACTGCAAACATATTTTTTCACGAACTTGTGAATATTTCTACTCTTTTGAAAGATTTAATTGATTCTGATGATATAGCAATGTCTCTAATGGCTAGCGTAATGAAGGATAAGTATGATAAATATTGGGGTGATcctgaaaaaattaatttgttgatttttgttgCTGTGGTACTTGATCCCCGTTATAAACTTGAGTATGTTGAGTGGATGTTAGTTGAGGTTTATGGTTCAAGTGTTGGGAATTCACTTGCAAAAAAGGTGAAGGaagttttgtttcttttatttgaggAGTATAGAGCTTCACACTCTAATGATGTtcaaaaagaagaaatttcagcTACTAGTAAAGATGATAATGCTTGTGTTgcctcataa
- the LOC130820313 gene encoding uncharacterized protein LOC130820313, with protein sequence MANLASPQNTISPNSDKHFWNTLHKRVESILETRKTDPSCSISSTNCGGLNPRGKKLKEDSMLLIRGFDSVASSLSTLTANLENALQGAREVAKPSLLTEITPNNRNGNNNNDNVAVEDQKPDGEKKGMKRKLDAQDCCTSLEKREKTASDDQKQNNYQAEMNHLKKIKNLAVALATKSASLARELKSVKSDMGFLQERCALLEEENLRLRDGFGKGDRPDDDDLVRLQLEALLAEKARLATENANLTRDNQCLRQLVEYHQFASEDLSASYEQAVQGLCLDFSSPLPQYEEDETPNPRKKSIFEFPTCLEKSFDAQDEDDLHESETTSPRKDIFEFPTCLDKSFDEEKVLLKD encoded by the exons ATGGCGAATTTAGCTTCTCCGCAGAACACGATTAGTCCCAATTCAGATAAGCATTTCTGGAACACTTTACATAAAAGGGTTGAATCGATTCTTGAAACTCGAAAAACTGATCCATCATGTTCGATTTCCTCTACG AATTGTGGAGGACTGAATCCTAGAGGTAAGAAATTGAAGGAGGATTCTATGCTTTTGATCAGAGGTTTTGATTCAGTTGCTTCTTCATTATCTACACTTACAGCCAATCTGGAAAATGCCCTTCAG GGAGCAAGAGAAGTAGCAAAACCATCACTTTTGACTGAGATAACACCCAACAATCGAAATGgaaacaataacaatgacaatgtagcagtggaagatcaaaaaccAGATGGAGAAAAAAAGGGAATGAAGAGAAAACTTGATGCACAGGATTGTTGCACTTCTTTAGAAAAGCGTGAAAAGACAGCTTCTGATGATCAAAAACAGAACAACTATCAAGCAGAGATGAACCAcctaaagaaaataaaaaat CTTGCAGTTGCTTTGGCAACAAAATCAGCCTCATTAGCCAGAGAGCTGAAATCAGTGAAATCTGACATGGGTTTTCTGCAAGAGAGATGTGCATTGCTTGAGGAGGAAAATCTGAGACTTAGAGATGGGTTTGGAAAAGGAGATAgaccagatgatgatgatctG GTAAGACTTCAGTTAGAGGCATTACTAGCTGAGAAAGCAAGATTAGCCACAGAGAATGCAAATCTAACAAGGGACAACCAATGCCTTAGACAACTAGTTGAGTATCATCAATTTGCTTCTGAAGATCTATCTGCATCATATGAGCAAGCAGTCCAAGGACTTTGCTTAGATTTCTCTTCACCATTACCACAATATGAGGAGGATGAAACTCCTAATCCTAGGAAAAAAAGCATCTTTGAGTTCCCAACTTGTCTAGAGAAGAGTTTTGATGCACAAGATGAGGATGATTTACATGAATCAGAAACCACTAGTCCTAGGAAAGACATCTTTGAGTTCCCAACTTGTTTAGATAAGAGTTTTGATGAGGAAAAAGTCTTGCTAAAAGATTGA
- the LOC130820314 gene encoding uncharacterized protein LOC130820314 isoform X1 has protein sequence MANLASPQNPISPNSDKRFWNTLHKRVESILETRKTDLSCSISSTNCGGLNPRGKKLKEDSMLLIRGFDSVASSLSTLTANLENALQDVPTMIHWTMVIMLNSRRIIA, from the exons ATGGCGAATTTAGCTTCTCCGCAGAACCCGATTAGTCCCAATTCAGATAAGCGTTTCTGGAACACTTTACATAAAAGGGTTGAATCGATTCTTGAAACTCGAAAAACTGATCTATCATGTTCGATTTCCTCTACG AATTGTGGAGGACTAAATCCTAGAGGTAAGAAATTGAAGGAGGATTCTATGCTTTTGATCAGAGGTTTTGATTCAGTTGCTTCTTCATTATCTACGCTTACAGCCAATCTGGAAAATGCCCTTCAG GATGTTCCTACTATGATACATtggactatggtcattatgttgaacagcaggaggatcatagcttga